Proteins found in one Fulvitalea axinellae genomic segment:
- the odhB gene encoding 2-oxoglutarate dehydrogenase complex dihydrolipoyllysine-residue succinyltransferase has translation MKTEMKVPAVGESINEVVIAQWLKKDGDRVEMDETLCEMESEKATFELTAEVAGTLKIVAQEEETVEIGGLVCYIESDGEAAEDSTEETTEDKAPEGVTTTEGGHLEMSVPAVGESIAEVTLASWVKQNGDHVEMDEVIAEIESEKATFELTAEASGKLVTIAEEGDTLPIGALLCRIEKGEGAPVEASAPAQPVEAVAESGAVAGHPSPAAAKILAEKGISPASVNGTGVGGRITKEDAVKAEKTAVAAPKPASAPAPAKAAPAAAAASTPVPQQVEGREQERKRMTSLRKTVSRRLVEVKNQTAMLTTFNEVDMKPIMDLRKQYKEMFRDKYDVNLGFMSFFTKACTIALQEWPAVNAQIDGNDIVYNHFSDVSIAVSSPKGLVVPVIRNAEKMNFNQIEGEVVRLAKKAHDGKLTMDEMTGGTFTITNGGIFGSMLSTPIINAPQSAILGMHNIVERPVAINGEVKIRPIMYVALSYDHRIIDGRESVSFLKRVKELLEDPTRMLLGV, from the coding sequence ATGAAAACTGAAATGAAAGTCCCCGCCGTAGGAGAATCCATCAACGAGGTGGTAATCGCCCAATGGCTAAAAAAGGACGGCGATAGAGTGGAAATGGACGAAACGCTTTGCGAAATGGAATCCGAAAAAGCGACGTTCGAGCTTACCGCCGAAGTGGCCGGAACCTTGAAGATCGTCGCCCAAGAGGAGGAAACCGTCGAAATCGGCGGGTTGGTCTGCTACATTGAGAGCGACGGCGAAGCGGCCGAAGACAGCACTGAAGAAACGACAGAAGATAAAGCGCCCGAGGGCGTAACCACAACCGAAGGCGGACACTTGGAAATGAGCGTTCCGGCCGTAGGCGAATCCATTGCCGAAGTCACGCTGGCTTCTTGGGTCAAACAAAACGGCGACCACGTGGAAATGGACGAAGTAATTGCCGAAATCGAATCGGAAAAAGCGACGTTCGAACTCACGGCCGAAGCCTCAGGCAAGCTCGTGACCATCGCCGAAGAAGGCGACACGTTGCCGATCGGCGCCCTTCTGTGCCGGATCGAGAAAGGCGAGGGGGCTCCGGTGGAAGCCAGCGCCCCAGCCCAGCCCGTCGAAGCGGTTGCCGAAAGCGGAGCCGTAGCAGGGCACCCGTCGCCCGCAGCGGCCAAGATTTTGGCTGAAAAAGGAATTTCCCCGGCATCTGTAAACGGAACAGGCGTTGGCGGACGCATCACTAAAGAGGATGCCGTCAAAGCGGAAAAAACAGCTGTCGCAGCTCCAAAACCGGCGAGCGCTCCGGCTCCGGCCAAAGCGGCGCCTGCCGCGGCCGCCGCCTCAACACCGGTGCCACAGCAAGTGGAAGGACGCGAGCAAGAGCGCAAGCGCATGACCAGCCTCCGCAAGACGGTTTCTCGCCGCCTTGTAGAGGTGAAAAACCAGACGGCCATGCTCACCACTTTCAACGAAGTGGACATGAAACCGATCATGGACCTGCGCAAGCAGTACAAGGAAATGTTCCGCGACAAGTACGACGTGAACCTCGGCTTTATGTCGTTCTTCACCAAGGCTTGCACCATCGCCCTGCAGGAGTGGCCGGCAGTTAACGCCCAAATCGACGGTAACGACATCGTGTACAACCACTTCAGCGACGTATCCATCGCCGTATCATCTCCGAAAGGCCTTGTGGTTCCCGTAATCCGCAACGCCGAAAAGATGAACTTCAACCAAATCGAGGGCGAAGTTGTACGTTTGGCCAAAAAGGCCCACGACGGCAAGCTCACGATGGACGAAATGACCGGCGGAACGTTCACCATCACCAACGGTGGCATCTTCGGCTCGATGCTTTCGACACCGATCATCAACGCGCCGCAATCGGCCATCCTCGGCATGCACAACATCGTTGAGCGCCCGGTAGCCATCAACGGCGAAGTGAAGATCCGCCCGATCATGTACGTGGCCCTCTCTTACGACCACCGCATCATCGACGGCCGCGAGTCAGTCAGCTTCCTCAAGCGCGTGAAAGAGCTCCTCGAGGATCCGACAAGGATGCTATTAGGAGTCTGA
- a CDS encoding alpha-amylase family glycosyl hydrolase: MCAKLAVSEKVEVPGLVRNDPWLKPFEKEIIGRINRYEKRLGDINAEYGSLEGFTEAYKDLGLRFVEQKGVWVYREWAPEAYALNLIGDFNDWNRESHPLRKTEGGIWEIKLKEAELPENSRLKVHVRGRNGLHDRIPAYAHRVVQDAQTADFAMEAFRERPFEWTDGDFSAKKAKAEPIIYEAHIGMASEDGRVADFEDFRRDVLPRIASLGYNTIQLMAVMEHPYYGSFGYHVSNFFAVSSRFGTPDDFRRLVNEAHSLGIAIIIDLVHSHSVKNFAEGLNQFDGTEGQYFHPGGRGYHLAWDSMLFNYGKPEVLRFLLSNVRYWLEEYHLDGFRFDGVTSLLYFHHGDHISFDSYEKYFEDVDWDAITYLQLASTVAHQTNPDAIIIAEDMSGMPGLCRPVSEGGFGFDFRLAMGIPDYWIKMLKEKQDDDWRMGDIWHTLTNRRAGEAVIAYAESHDQAIVGDKTLAFWLMDKEMYTHMNKGSESLVIDRGVALHKMIRLISATLGGEGYLTFMGNEFGHPEWIDFPREGNNWSHHYARRQWSLARNPFLKYIWLDDFDKAMVALLKKYEVFEGGECRQLNVDEKNHVLIYERAGLVFAFNFHPERSVPDYEFWVPKNGAYKVVLSSDHSDFGGHNRVDTNLKYGVSVGSKLSLYLPNRTVVVLENEPLEV, encoded by the coding sequence ATGTGCGCGAAATTAGCTGTAAGTGAAAAGGTCGAAGTTCCGGGTTTGGTCAGAAATGATCCGTGGCTCAAGCCTTTCGAAAAGGAAATTATCGGGCGGATAAATCGCTATGAAAAGCGCCTCGGGGACATAAACGCCGAATACGGAAGCTTGGAAGGGTTTACTGAGGCCTACAAAGATCTGGGCTTGCGTTTCGTCGAACAAAAAGGCGTTTGGGTGTACAGGGAATGGGCGCCTGAGGCATATGCGCTGAACCTAATCGGTGATTTTAACGACTGGAACCGGGAATCGCATCCGCTGAGGAAAACCGAAGGCGGAATTTGGGAAATAAAGCTAAAGGAAGCCGAACTCCCCGAAAATTCTAGGCTGAAAGTGCACGTGCGGGGACGTAACGGTCTTCATGACCGGATTCCGGCTTACGCCCATCGGGTGGTGCAAGACGCGCAAACGGCGGACTTTGCGATGGAAGCCTTCAGGGAAAGACCTTTTGAGTGGACTGACGGTGATTTTTCGGCCAAAAAAGCCAAAGCCGAGCCGATCATTTACGAGGCGCACATAGGAATGGCTTCCGAAGACGGCCGGGTTGCGGATTTCGAAGATTTCCGACGTGATGTTTTGCCTAGAATAGCCTCTTTAGGTTATAATACCATCCAGCTAATGGCCGTAATGGAGCATCCGTATTACGGTTCGTTCGGCTATCACGTTTCCAACTTTTTCGCCGTTTCCAGTCGTTTCGGTACGCCTGACGATTTCCGGCGTTTGGTAAACGAGGCGCATAGTCTTGGGATTGCCATTATCATCGACTTGGTGCATTCCCATTCGGTTAAGAATTTTGCCGAAGGTCTGAACCAGTTCGACGGAACCGAAGGACAATATTTCCACCCGGGCGGACGAGGTTATCACCTGGCTTGGGACTCGATGCTCTTTAATTACGGTAAACCGGAAGTGCTCCGCTTTCTGCTTTCCAATGTCCGATATTGGCTCGAAGAGTATCACTTGGACGGTTTCCGCTTCGACGGGGTGACTTCCCTACTCTATTTTCACCACGGAGACCACATAAGCTTTGACAGTTATGAAAAATACTTCGAAGACGTGGATTGGGATGCCATCACGTATCTACAATTGGCTTCGACGGTAGCGCATCAGACTAATCCTGACGCGATTATCATAGCCGAAGACATGAGCGGAATGCCGGGATTATGTAGGCCGGTGAGCGAAGGCGGTTTCGGTTTTGATTTCCGTTTGGCTATGGGTATTCCGGACTATTGGATAAAAATGCTCAAGGAAAAGCAGGACGACGATTGGCGAATGGGCGATATCTGGCATACGCTGACCAATAGACGGGCGGGCGAAGCTGTAATCGCATACGCCGAATCCCATGACCAAGCTATTGTCGGGGACAAAACGCTCGCTTTTTGGCTTATGGATAAGGAAATGTACACCCACATGAATAAAGGCTCCGAGAGCTTGGTGATAGACCGTGGTGTGGCTTTGCATAAAATGATCCGTTTGATAAGCGCGACTCTTGGTGGCGAGGGCTATCTCACTTTTATGGGAAATGAGTTTGGGCATCCCGAGTGGATCGATTTTCCGAGAGAGGGCAACAATTGGAGTCATCATTACGCCAGAAGGCAATGGTCATTGGCCCGAAACCCGTTTCTGAAATACATCTGGCTCGATGATTTTGACAAAGCTATGGTGGCTTTGCTGAAGAAATACGAGGTTTTCGAAGGCGGTGAGTGCCGTCAACTGAATGTTGACGAAAAAAATCACGTGCTTATTTATGAGCGGGCCGGACTTGTGTTCGCTTTTAATTTCCACCCGGAACGTTCGGTGCCGGATTATGAATTCTGGGTGCCGAAAAACGGAGCTTACAAGGTGGTTCTTTCTTCCGATCATTCGGATTTTGGCGGGCATAACCGTGTGGATACCAATCTGAAGTACGGCGTTTCGGTAGGTAGTAAGCTTAGTCTTTACCTCCCGAACCGGACTGTAGTCGTATTGGAAAATGAGCCTTTGGAAGTTTAA
- the lpdA gene encoding dihydrolipoyl dehydrogenase: MSYDITIIGSGPGGYVAAIRCAQLGMKTALVEKYSTLGGTCLNVGCIPSKALLDSSEHFHNAEKTFKKHGIGLENLSVDLDTMIGRKDEVVKQTCDGIEFLMKKNKIDVHRGIGSFVDAKTIKVTAEDGSESTFSSEKTIIATGSKPANLPFINLDKERVITSTEALKLKEIPKHMIVIGGGVIGVELGSVYARLGAKVTVVEYLDSIIPTMDGTMGKELTKSLKKLGFKFSLSTKVTSVERDGDEVIVKGEDLKKGGEVELRGDYCLVSIGRSPYTKGLGLENVGVKLDDRGRVEVNENLQTSVPNIYAIGDVVKGAMLAHKAEEEGTFVAETVAGQKPHINYNLIPGVVYTWPEVAAVGQTEEQLKEAGRKYKKGAFPFKALGRARASMDIEGQVKVLADAETDEILGVHIIGPRAADMIAEAVVAMEYRASAEDISRMSHAHPTFTEALKEACLDATEKRPIHM; this comes from the coding sequence ATGAGCTACGATATAACAATAATCGGATCAGGACCAGGCGGATACGTCGCGGCGATTCGTTGCGCGCAGTTGGGCATGAAAACGGCCCTCGTTGAGAAATACAGCACTTTGGGCGGTACTTGCCTCAATGTCGGATGTATTCCTTCAAAAGCCCTTCTCGATTCTTCTGAGCATTTCCACAACGCTGAGAAGACCTTCAAGAAGCACGGCATCGGACTCGAAAACCTTTCGGTTGACTTGGATACGATGATCGGCAGAAAAGACGAAGTCGTAAAGCAAACTTGCGACGGCATCGAGTTTTTGATGAAGAAGAACAAAATCGACGTTCACCGCGGCATTGGCTCTTTCGTAGACGCCAAAACCATCAAGGTGACTGCCGAGGACGGTTCTGAATCTACTTTCTCTTCTGAGAAAACCATCATTGCTACGGGTTCAAAACCGGCTAACCTCCCGTTCATCAACTTGGACAAAGAGCGTGTGATCACCAGCACGGAGGCTTTGAAATTGAAAGAGATTCCGAAGCACATGATCGTGATCGGTGGTGGCGTAATCGGCGTCGAGCTCGGATCGGTTTACGCTCGTCTTGGCGCTAAAGTGACCGTTGTCGAGTACCTTGATTCGATCATCCCGACTATGGACGGCACGATGGGCAAGGAGTTGACCAAGTCATTGAAAAAGCTCGGATTCAAGTTCAGCCTCTCTACAAAAGTTACCAGCGTTGAGCGTGACGGCGACGAGGTGATCGTCAAAGGCGAAGACCTCAAGAAAGGCGGCGAAGTGGAATTGCGTGGCGATTATTGCCTCGTATCCATTGGACGTAGTCCGTACACTAAAGGCCTCGGACTTGAAAACGTTGGCGTAAAGCTCGACGACCGTGGCCGTGTGGAAGTAAACGAAAACCTCCAAACTTCCGTTCCGAACATCTACGCCATCGGCGACGTGGTGAAAGGCGCCATGCTCGCTCACAAAGCCGAAGAGGAAGGCACATTTGTAGCCGAAACCGTAGCCGGTCAGAAGCCGCACATCAACTACAACCTCATCCCAGGCGTAGTCTACACTTGGCCGGAAGTTGCCGCCGTAGGCCAAACCGAAGAGCAGTTGAAAGAAGCGGGACGCAAGTACAAAAAAGGCGCTTTCCCGTTCAAAGCCCTCGGACGCGCGCGCGCCAGCATGGATATCGAAGGACAGGTGAAAGTTTTGGCCGACGCCGAAACCGACGAGATCCTCGGCGTACACATCATCGGGCCTCGCGCTGCAGACATGATCGCCGAAGCGGTTGTGGCTATGGAATACCGCGCCTCGGCCGAAGATATCAGCCGTATGTCGCATGCCCACCCGACGTTCACAGAAGCGCTTAAAGAAGCCTGCCTCGACGCTACGGAGAAGAGGCCTATCCATATGTAA
- a CDS encoding FixH family protein — protein sequence MNWVKGIALALFLFIGMIVTMVTVSLNHDVNLVEKDYYKQELAYQKQIDRIENAKRSDSKLNLNLNTKQRTLDLAFSNKHVKEGVSGNLTFFRSDNPKLDKKFDLAPQNGSQSIPLANLKPGLWTVKVFWKSAEKEYYVEKIITV from the coding sequence ATGAACTGGGTAAAAGGAATCGCACTCGCTTTGTTTCTGTTTATCGGCATGATCGTGACCATGGTCACCGTCAGCCTAAACCACGATGTCAACCTTGTGGAGAAAGACTATTACAAACAGGAACTGGCTTACCAGAAGCAAATAGACAGGATTGAGAACGCCAAAAGAAGCGACAGCAAACTCAACCTGAACCTTAATACGAAGCAGAGAACCCTCGATCTCGCTTTCTCCAACAAACACGTAAAGGAGGGCGTAAGCGGTAACCTGACCTTCTTCCGTTCCGATAATCCAAAGTTGGATAAGAAATTCGACCTCGCTCCACAAAACGGTTCCCAAAGCATACCTTTGGCCAATCTGAAGCCAGGCCTATGGACCGTGAAGGTTTTCTGGAAATCGGCAGAGAAAGAATATTATGTGGAAAAGATAATCACCGTCTGA
- a CDS encoding four helix bundle protein, with the protein MNDFKKLTVWQRSMDLSVKIYTYTKGFPKGELFGLTSQMRRSAVSIPSNIIVEGAGRNSNKEFSQFIGIAKGSLFELETQIILSSRIGYLQNEQLSDLENDSKAIHKMLYGLQKSLNKD; encoded by the coding sequence ATGAATGATTTCAAAAAATTGACTGTATGGCAAAGGTCAATGGACCTTTCTGTCAAAATATATACTTACACGAAGGGCTTTCCAAAAGGAGAGCTCTTCGGATTAACTAGTCAAATGAGGCGATCAGCCGTTTCAATTCCCTCCAATATTATAGTGGAAGGAGCGGGGAGAAACTCCAACAAAGAGTTTTCTCAATTTATCGGCATCGCCAAAGGAAGCCTTTTCGAACTGGAAACACAGATTATTCTGTCATCCCGAATCGGGTATCTTCAAAACGAGCAATTATCGGATCTTGAAAACGACAGTAAGGCTATCCATAAAATGCTCTACGGATTACAAAAGTCACTTAACAAGGACTAA
- a CDS encoding cbb3-type cytochrome c oxidase N-terminal domain-containing protein yields MSSIKLYIKTWLALAAFVAPATVFAQDGLAHEDTLLIILGLTTMVSALILVAVFMVYRTVSMLLSKEEERLAVEKGVKYTPSPSFWEQFSKSMTDAVPVEREEEILLDHNYDGIKELDNHLPPWWTGLFYATIVFSGIYMAIYIVFDIKPTQEEEYLIEMKKGEEEVRLAALSLNEDNAEETSDPADLADGEKVYKANCVACHGALGEGKIGPNLTDKYWKHGSTFKDIFKTVKYGVPTKGMAAWQKKLSPVQIRNVSSFILTLQGTNPPNPKKPEGDLAK; encoded by the coding sequence ATGTCTTCAATAAAACTTTACATAAAGACCTGGCTAGCCTTGGCGGCTTTCGTAGCGCCGGCTACGGTGTTTGCCCAAGACGGCCTGGCCCATGAGGACACGCTCCTGATCATTCTGGGGCTGACCACCATGGTTTCGGCCTTGATCTTGGTGGCCGTATTCATGGTCTACCGGACGGTGTCCATGCTTCTCAGCAAAGAGGAGGAGCGCCTCGCCGTAGAAAAGGGCGTGAAATACACCCCTTCGCCTTCGTTCTGGGAGCAGTTCTCAAAGAGCATGACCGATGCCGTGCCCGTAGAGAGGGAAGAGGAAATCCTCCTCGACCACAACTACGACGGAATCAAGGAACTCGACAACCACCTTCCGCCATGGTGGACGGGGCTGTTCTACGCCACCATCGTGTTCTCAGGCATCTACATGGCCATCTACATCGTATTTGACATTAAGCCGACGCAGGAGGAAGAATATCTCATCGAAATGAAAAAAGGTGAGGAAGAAGTTAGACTGGCGGCGCTGAGCCTCAACGAGGACAACGCCGAAGAAACCAGCGATCCTGCGGACTTGGCCGATGGCGAGAAAGTCTACAAAGCCAACTGCGTAGCCTGCCACGGAGCTTTGGGCGAAGGTAAAATCGGTCCGAACCTGACGGACAAATACTGGAAACACGGAAGCACGTTCAAGGATATCTTCAAAACAGTTAAGTACGGCGTGCCCACAAAAGGTATGGCCGCTTGGCAGAAGAAGTTGAGCCCGGTACAGATCCGTAACGTATCCAGCTTTATCCTGACATTGCAAGGAACTAACCCGCCAAACCCGAAGAAGCCTGAAGGCGACTTGGCGAAATAA
- the ccoN gene encoding cytochrome-c oxidase, cbb3-type subunit I, whose protein sequence is MQTETLGAGASPERPSQNERVEHFSYDNKIVKYFAVATVVFGVVGMLVGLIIACQLFLPELNLGLPYTTFGRLRPLHTNAVIFAFIGNAMFAGIYYSMQRLLKARMFSDALSWIHFWGWQLIIVGAAVTLPLGITTSKEYAELEWPIDIAITLIWVVFGINMIGTILKRRERHMYVAIWFYISTFITVAVLHVFNSLELPVALSSWKSYSVYAGVQDALVQWWYGHNAVAFFLTTPFLGLMYYYLPKAANRPVYSYKLSIIHFWSLIFLYIWAGPHHLLYTSLPGWAQALGTVFSVMLIAPSWGGMLNGLLTLRGAWDRVREDPILKFFVVAVTAYGMATFEGPMLSLKEVNALAHYTDWIVGHVHIGALGWNGFMTFGMLYWLVPKMWKTKLYSQKLANIHFWVGTLGIVIYAVPMYFSGITQGLMWKEFSEFGTLVYGNFLDTVTQIIPMYVMRAVGGTLYFSGIFILAYNLIMTAKKGQFVANEEAQAPALKPLVKAPANEGWHGVLERKGVLFTVLSFIAIVIGSVLEIVPTIMVKSNIPTIESVKPYTALELEGRDIYIREGCNNCHSQMIRPFRSETARYGEYSKAGEFVYDHPFLWGSKRTGPDLAREGYGDNRKSDLWHYNHMLDPTITSPGSIMPPYAWLHENMLDRSETTAKLKLMKNSYNVPYTDEEIENAMSDMDKQAQGIADRINTESAGDITVNKDLEVIALIAYLQRLGKDIEGSNQ, encoded by the coding sequence ATGCAAACGGAAACTCTAGGAGCGGGAGCCTCGCCTGAACGCCCCTCTCAGAACGAAAGAGTTGAGCACTTCAGCTACGACAACAAGATCGTGAAATACTTCGCGGTCGCCACGGTTGTCTTTGGAGTTGTCGGCATGTTGGTGGGCCTTATCATCGCCTGCCAGTTATTTCTTCCCGAACTGAACCTCGGATTACCGTACACCACGTTCGGACGCCTTAGACCCCTGCACACCAACGCCGTGATATTCGCTTTTATCGGCAACGCAATGTTTGCGGGAATCTACTACTCCATGCAGCGGTTGCTCAAAGCCAGAATGTTTAGCGACGCGCTGAGCTGGATCCACTTTTGGGGATGGCAACTTATCATTGTCGGAGCGGCGGTAACGCTTCCTCTCGGCATCACCACCAGTAAGGAATACGCCGAGCTGGAATGGCCTATCGACATAGCCATCACGCTGATTTGGGTAGTGTTCGGGATCAACATGATCGGGACAATCCTCAAACGCCGTGAGCGCCACATGTACGTAGCCATCTGGTTCTATATCTCCACTTTTATTACGGTGGCCGTACTCCACGTGTTTAACTCGCTGGAATTGCCGGTAGCGCTTTCTTCCTGGAAAAGTTATTCGGTATATGCCGGTGTGCAAGACGCACTTGTACAATGGTGGTACGGACACAACGCCGTGGCTTTCTTCCTGACGACACCGTTCCTGGGACTGATGTATTATTATCTCCCAAAAGCGGCTAACCGTCCGGTTTACTCCTACAAGCTTTCGATCATTCACTTTTGGTCTCTGATATTCCTTTATATATGGGCCGGCCCTCACCACCTGCTTTACACCTCGTTACCGGGTTGGGCGCAGGCTCTGGGAACCGTTTTCTCCGTAATGCTGATAGCGCCGTCTTGGGGCGGTATGCTTAACGGCCTCCTGACGCTCCGCGGAGCTTGGGACCGTGTGCGTGAGGATCCTATCCTGAAATTCTTCGTAGTGGCGGTTACCGCATACGGTATGGCTACATTCGAAGGGCCGATGCTTTCTCTGAAAGAAGTAAACGCCTTGGCGCACTACACCGACTGGATCGTGGGTCACGTACACATCGGTGCTTTGGGCTGGAACGGTTTCATGACTTTCGGAATGCTTTATTGGCTGGTTCCGAAGATGTGGAAAACGAAACTTTACTCGCAAAAGCTCGCCAATATCCATTTCTGGGTAGGAACGCTGGGCATCGTGATCTACGCAGTCCCGATGTACTTCTCGGGCATCACCCAAGGGTTGATGTGGAAAGAATTCTCGGAATTCGGCACCTTGGTTTACGGTAACTTCCTTGACACCGTAACGCAGATTATCCCGATGTACGTAATGCGCGCCGTAGGCGGAACGCTTTACTTCAGCGGTATCTTCATCTTGGCCTACAACTTGATCATGACGGCCAAGAAAGGCCAGTTCGTGGCCAACGAGGAAGCTCAGGCCCCGGCCTTGAAACCATTGGTAAAAGCCCCGGCCAACGAAGGGTGGCACGGAGTGTTGGAACGTAAAGGTGTTCTGTTCACAGTATTGTCATTCATCGCCATTGTTATAGGTAGTGTTCTCGAAATCGTGCCTACGATAATGGTAAAATCGAATATCCCGACCATCGAAAGCGTGAAGCCTTATACGGCGCTTGAATTGGAAGGAAGGGACATCTACATACGTGAGGGCTGTAACAACTGCCACTCGCAGATGATTCGTCCGTTCCGTTCGGAAACGGCCCGCTACGGCGAGTACTCCAAAGCCGGGGAATTTGTGTACGACCACCCATTCCTGTGGGGATCGAAACGTACTGGTCCGGATTTGGCACGTGAAGGTTACGGCGACAACCGCAAGTCGGACCTGTGGCACTACAACCACATGTTGGACCCGACGATCACCTCGCCAGGATCTATCATGCCTCCGTACGCTTGGTTGCACGAAAATATGCTCGACAGGTCTGAGACCACAGCCAAGTTGAAGCTGATGAAAAACAGCTACAACGTGCCGTACACTGACGAAGAAATCGAAAACGCCATGTCCGATATGGATAAGCAAGCCCAAGGCATAGCCGACAGGATCAATACCGAAAGCGCCGGCGATATCACTGTCAACAAAGACTTGGAAGTGATAGCGCTTATAGCGTACCTGCAGCGTTTGGGCAAAGACATAGAAGGCTCTAACCAGTAA
- the ccoG gene encoding cytochrome c oxidase accessory protein CcoG, with protein sequence MDADSIYELDQEFRDSIKTVDKDGKRIWLNPKKPFNERYHKARIWVSVLLLGLLFGTPFIKIDGHPFMLFNIFERKFILFGVPFWPQDFHILVLGAIAFIIFIVLFTVVFGRIWCGWACPQTIFMEMVFRKIEYWIEGDASKQKKLNNSPWTTEKIIKKASKQAIFVAISLLIAHTLMAYLVGLDKTIEIVSMPPSANLSGFIALLAFTGVFYWVFSYFREQACIAVCPYGRLQGVFLTKESIAVMYDWVRGEKRAKIRKNQDREQLGFGDCIDCNLCVHVCPTGIDIRNGTQLECVNCTACIDACDVVMRKTNKPEGLIRYASHDSIEKGKNKIFTARVKAYSVVLLLILSLLGYLLATRTDVETGFLRVPGMLYNKEDNGNISNLYNVKFVNKTFDPIDLSLKVLNEPDAIIRRVGSTGEGIHIDANALEEGIFFVELPPKSIKSIKTKLVIGVFENGKQIETVKTNFVGPVSGK encoded by the coding sequence ATGGACGCTGACAGCATATACGAGCTGGACCAGGAGTTCCGGGATTCCATCAAAACGGTGGACAAAGACGGAAAAAGGATCTGGCTTAACCCCAAAAAACCTTTCAACGAAAGGTACCACAAAGCCCGCATATGGGTTTCGGTGTTACTCTTGGGCTTGCTATTCGGCACGCCTTTCATCAAAATCGACGGGCATCCGTTTATGCTGTTCAACATCTTCGAACGCAAATTCATCCTGTTCGGAGTTCCTTTCTGGCCACAAGACTTCCATATCCTCGTCTTGGGCGCCATTGCCTTCATTATCTTCATTGTCCTGTTTACCGTCGTCTTTGGACGAATCTGGTGCGGCTGGGCTTGTCCGCAAACCATTTTTATGGAAATGGTTTTCCGGAAAATCGAATACTGGATAGAAGGTGACGCTTCCAAACAAAAGAAGCTCAACAACAGCCCTTGGACTACCGAAAAAATCATCAAAAAGGCATCGAAGCAAGCGATATTTGTGGCGATTTCCCTGCTTATCGCCCATACGCTGATGGCCTATTTAGTCGGGCTTGACAAGACCATCGAAATCGTATCCATGCCTCCTTCCGCAAACCTGTCGGGCTTTATAGCTCTACTGGCATTTACGGGAGTGTTTTATTGGGTATTCTCCTATTTCCGGGAACAGGCCTGTATTGCGGTTTGCCCTTACGGCAGGCTACAGGGCGTGTTTCTGACCAAAGAGTCCATCGCCGTAATGTACGATTGGGTGAGGGGAGAGAAGCGGGCCAAAATCCGCAAAAACCAAGACCGGGAGCAATTGGGCTTCGGCGACTGCATAGACTGCAACCTCTGCGTACACGTTTGCCCAACGGGTATCGATATCCGAAACGGCACACAGTTGGAGTGCGTAAACTGTACGGCCTGCATCGACGCCTGCGACGTAGTGATGCGCAAAACGAATAAGCCCGAAGGACTTATCCGATACGCCTCTCACGATAGTATCGAAAAAGGAAAAAACAAAATCTTTACAGCCAGGGTCAAAGCCTATTCCGTGGTGCTGTTGCTAATTCTCAGCTTGCTGGGCTACCTGCTGGCTACCCGTACCGACGTGGAAACCGGGTTCTTAAGGGTGCCGGGAATGTTGTACAACAAAGAAGACAACGGCAATATTAGCAACCTTTACAACGTAAAGTTTGTAAACAAGACCTTTGATCCGATAGACCTCAGCCTGAAGGTTCTCAATGAACCCGACGCCATTATCCGTAGGGTAGGTAGCACGGGCGAAGGTATTCATATCGACGCTAACGCTTTGGAAGAGGGGATTTTCTTTGTGGAACTTCCTCCGAAAAGCATCAAAAGCATTAAAACAAAATTGGTTATCGGCGTTTTCGAAAACGGAAAACAAATCGAAACGGTGAAAACCAACTTCGTGGGCCCTGTCAGCGGCAAATAG